The following coding sequences lie in one Zingiber officinale cultivar Zhangliang chromosome 2B, Zo_v1.1, whole genome shotgun sequence genomic window:
- the LOC122047669 gene encoding pyrophosphate-energized vacuolar membrane proton pump-like, whose protein sequence is MGEAILSDIFTNVLIPATAVVGIAFALLQWVLVSKVRLSPGEADAEGTGKNGYSEYLIDEEEGLNDHNVVVKCAEIQRAISEGASSFLFTEYQYVGIFMAIFAILIFLFLGSVEGFSTKSQPCTYSKDKTCKPALANAIFSTLSFLLGGITSVVSGFLGMKIATYANARTTLEARKGVGKAFIIAFRSGAVMGFLLAANGLLILFISINLFKLYYGDDWEGLFEAITGYGLGGSSMALFGRVGGGIYTKAADVGADLVGKVERNIPEDDPRNPAVIADNVGDNVGDIAGMGSDLFGSYAESSCAALVVASISSFGINHDLTAMLYPLLISSMGIIVCLITTLFATDFFEIKAVKEIEPSLKRQLIISTILMTFGIAIVSWVALPSTFTIFNFGVQKSVKNWELFFCVAIGLWAGLVIGFITEYYTSNAYSPVQDVADSCRTGAATNVIFGLALGYKSVIIPIFAIAVSIFVSFSLAAMYGIAVAALGMLSTIATGLAIDAYGPISDNAGGIAEMAGMSHRIRERTDALDAAGNTTAAIGKGFAIGSAALVSLALFGAFVSRAEISTVDVLTPKVFIGLLVGAMLPYWFSAMTMKSVGSAALKMVEEVRRQFNTIPGLMEGTARPDYTNCVKISTDASIKEMIPPGALVMLTPLVVGTLFGVETLSGVLAGSLVSGVQIAISASNTGGAWDNAKKYIEAGASEHARLLGPKGSDPHKAAVIGDTIGDPLKDTSGPSLNILIKLMAVESLVFAPFFATHGGLLFKLF, encoded by the exons ATGGGGGAGGCGATCCTTTCGGATATTTTCACCAATGTCCTAATCCCGGCGACGGCCGTCGTCGGGATCGCGTTCGCGCTCCTGCAGTGGGTCTTGGTCTCCAAGGTGCGATTATCGCCGGGGGAGGCTGACGCGGAGGGCACCGGCAAGAATGGGTACTCCGAgtacttgatcgacgaggaggaGGGGCTCAATGATCACAACGTGGTCGTCAAGTGTGCCGAAATCCAGAGAGCCATTTCGGAAG GAGCTAGTTCTTTCCTTTTCACTGAATACCAGTATGTTGGAATCTTTATGGCTATTTTTGCCATACTGATCTTCCTCTTCCTTGGCTCCGTCGAGGGTTTCAGCACAAAGAGCCAACCCTGCACTTACAGCAAGGACAAGACTTGCAAGCCAGCCCTTGCCAATGCCATCTTTAGCACATTGTCTTTCTTACTTGGAGGTATCACCTCTGTGGTATCTGGATTCCTTGGCATGAAGATTGCGACATATGCTAATGCCAGGACAACTCTTGAGGCAAGAAAGGGTGTTGGGAAGGCTTTCATCATTGCATTCCGATCAGGCGCTGTCATGGGCTTTTTGCTAGCCGCTAATGGACTTTTGATTCTCTTCATTTCTATTAACTTATTCAAATTGTATTATGGTGATGACTGGGAAGGTCTTTTTGAGGCTATCACTGGCTATGGCCTTGGTGGGTCTTCCATGGCTCTCTTTGGTAGGGTTGGTGGTGGTATCTATACTAAAGCTGCTGATGTTGGGGCTGATCTGGTTGGAAAGGTCGAGAGGAACATTCCCGAGGATGATCCAAGGAACCCAGCT GTTATTGCCGACAACGTCGGTGATAATGTCGGTGACATTGCTGGAATGGGGTCAGACCTCTTTGGCTCTTATGCTGAATCTTCATGTGCAGCTCTAGTTGTTGCTTCAATATCTTCCTTTGGAATTAACCATGATTTGACAGCAATGTTATACCCTCTATTGATTAGTTCCATGGGGATTATTGTTTGTCTGATCACTACACTTTTCGCCACTGACTTTTTCGAGATTAAAGCCGTGAAGGAGATTGAACCTTCATTAAAGAGGCAGCTTATCATCTCCACTATCCTCATGACCTTTGGAATTGCAATTGTTAGTTGGGTAGCCCTCCCATCCACCTTTACAATCTTCAATTTTGGAGTTCAGAAGTCTGTCAAAAACTG GGAACTCTTCTTCTGTGTAGCAATTGGCTTGTGGGCTGGTTTGGTGATAGGATTCATAACCGAGTACTACACAAGCAATGCATACAG CCCTGTGCAAGATGTTGCTGATTCCTGCCGAACTGGAGCTGCCACCAATGTCATCTTTGGCCTTGCTTTGGGATACAAATCTGTTATCATTCCTATTTTCGCAATCGCCGTCAGTATTTTTGTTAGTTTCAGTTTGGCAGCCATGTATGGCATTGCAGTTGCCGCTCTCGGAATGTTGAGCACCATTGCCACTGGTCTGGCCATCGATGCCTATGGGCCTATCAGTGACAACGCCGGTGGAATCGCAGAGATGGCTGGTATGAGCCACAGGATCCGCGAAAGAACTGATGCTCTCGATGCTGCTGGCAACACCACTGCTGCTATAGGAAAG GGTTTTGCTATCGGTTCAGCTGCCTTGGTGTCCCTTGCACTCTTTGGTGCCTTTGTGAGCCGTGCGGAGATCTCTACTGTAGATGTTCTAACACCCAAGGTTTTCATTGGACTGCTCGTCGGCGCCATGCTCCCTTACTGGTTCTCAGCCATGACCATGAAGAGTGTCGGAAGTGCAGCTCTCAAAATGGTCGAAGAAGTTCGGAGGCAGTTCAACACCATTCCCGGTCTCATGGAGGGAACTGCTAGACCAGACTACACAAACTGTGTCAAGATATCGACCGACGCCTCCATTAAGGAGATGATTCCTCCCGGTGCGCTGGTCATGTTGACTCCGCTCGTCGTCGGGACGCTCTTCGGAGTTGAAACTCTCTCTGGTGTCCTTGCCGGCTCTCTTGTTTCCGGAGTTCAG ATTGCCATCTCTGCATCAAACACTGGTGGTGCATGGGACAATGCAAAGAAATACATTGAG GCTGGAGCTTCGGAGCACGCTAGGTTGCTCGGCCCGAAGGGGTCAGACCCCCACAAGGCCGCTGTGATCGGCGACACGATCGGCGACCCACTCAAGGACACATCCGGGCCATCCCTGAACATCCTCATCAAGCTCATGGCCGTGGAGTCACTTGTGTTTGCTCCATTCTTTGCCACTCATGGAGGCCTCCTATTCAAGTTATTTTAA
- the LOC122047671 gene encoding homeobox protein knotted-1-like 13 — protein sequence MAYHNQLPRELTALPYAAEAQQHQLGGGDGSAVLRTAMHHFSVRDAGGSVKDDEGGKELHRLVKGAGPTWLNSGIVRPDTGQPFGDGSFLHLQTASESSVSAGHWFPRPPILHRDGGDGDDDVPAPASDAAGISGARGEIAEAASGEGTWQNARYKAEILGHPLYEQLLSAHVACLRIATPVDQLPRIDAQLAQSQHVVSKYSVLGNGGHMLGDDKELDQFMTHYVLLLCSFKEQLQQHVRVHAMEAVMACWELEQALQSLTGVSPGEGTGATMSDNDDDDDQVDSETNLFDGSFDGPDNMGFGPLVPTESERGLMERVRQELKLELKQGYKDKIIDIRDEILRKRRAGKLPGDSTSMLKAWWQSHSKWPYPTEDDKARLVQETGLQLKQINNWFINQRKRNWHSNPSSSTSLKSKRKR from the exons ATGGCGTACCACAACCAACTGCCGCGGGAGCTGACGGCGTTGCCATACGCGGCAGAGGCGCAGCAGCATCAGCTGGGGGGAGGCGACGGATCGGCAGTGCTCAGGACAGCGATGCACCATTTTTCCGTTCGCGATGCCGGTGGATCCGTGAAGGACGACGAGGGCGGGAAGGAGCTCCACCGCCTCGTGAAGGGCGCCGGGCCCACGTGGCTCAACAGCGGAATTGTCCGACCGGATACCGGGCAGCCCTTCGGCGACGGGAGCTTCCTGCACCTCCAGACCGCCTCCGAATCCTCCGTGTCCGCGGGACACTGGTTCCCTCGCCCCCCGATCTTGCATCGCGACGGCGGCGACGGCGACGACGACGTCCCCGCCCCAGCGAGCGACGCCGCGGGGATCTCTGGCGCGCGCGGGGAGATCGCGGAGGCGGCTTCCGGGGAGGGGACGTGGCAGAACGCGAGGTACAAGGCGGAGATCTTGGGGCACCCCTTGTACGAGCAGCTCCTGTCGGCGCATGTCGCGTGCCTGAGGATCGCGACGCCGGTGGACCAGCTGCCCCGGATCGACGCTCAGCTCGCCCAATCGCAGCACGTGGTGTCCAAGTACTCGGTGCTCGGCAACGGCGGCCACATGCTCGGCGACGACAAGGAGCTCGACCAGTTCATG ACACACTACGTCTTGCTGCTTTGCTCCTTCAAAGAACAGCTTCAGCAGCATGTACGCGTGCATGCGATGGAGGCAGTGATGGCTTGTTGGGAGCTTGAGCAAGCACTTCAAAGCTTGACAG GTGTTTCTCCTGGGGAAGGAACAGGTGCAACTATGTCTGATAACGATGACGACGACGATCAGGTCGATAGTGAAACAAATCTGTTTGATGGAAGCTTTGATGGACCAGACAACATGGGATTTGGCCCACTTGTTCCAACAGAGAGTGAAAGAGGCCTAATGGAACGAGTTAGACAGGAACTGAAACTTGAGCTAAAACAG GGGTACAAGGATAAGATTATAGACATCAGAGACGAGATTCTTCGCAAGAGAAGAGCTGGGAAACTGCCAGGTGATAGCACTTCTATGCTGAAAGCTTGGTGGCAGTCCCACTCCAAGTGGCCATATCCAACG GAGGATGACAAAGCAAGATTAGTGCAAGAAACAGGATTGCAGCTAAAGCAGATTAATAATTGGTTCATCAACCAGAGGAAGAGGAACTGGCATAGCAATCCCTCTTCATCAACTTCTCTAAAGAGCAAGCGCAAAAG ATAG